A genomic segment from Candidatus Zixiibacteriota bacterium encodes:
- a CDS encoding DUF4097 family beta strand repeat protein, protein MIQAALKLKKVLLTFMPMMTIAGLAFAQTAPPPPEDLEERRKSRIVVSAKAQEVAQDYADVLTELEDLTIDYSEVLAELNSKSVRSQRKLLTKLGVRLAKGTYHDDIDLLISDLESTTRDLRKQERELRENDRKAYRVTKSLRRDIEALETVLLYDVDEYLDLEDMLKHEVVIYLREAHLELDEMMAELRTELQVLGDSMALIELGWEISEIPDIPEMPKIPEIPEIPEVIFLSDDPDTVILPTSSETLLVYHYPRQTDNVTSERRQVTTARLYGKGAGTTGAMKELDDSVKVPSIAIPIFVNSPTGDVQITGWDRAMVRAELLVEVSSNSRSRATKLVEQIQLEVSSTQNEIRVDVTVPKITDPGTAIDGSRMEIMVPFENKLNCNGSFGLMNISDIEGGVTLHADNSLIVVDEVSGPVAIAANMGDMSLSDIEADISIQSEFAPIAISDCVGQITIKNTFAAVELSGCTGSTNIRNSGEVRVVDQEGEISITNTGGRIEVRDLEGDVTAVNSHYPIVYDGISGKAEASNQTGSVLALNVVGPLTINSTHAPITVRRAHSTLDLTNKLGHIDVLINNDLEGPSQIFSDHGSIELSISEKVDLRLKANSIHGLISCAWPVDIIESNNAKKIEYSQGNDGPLLTVTGQSGNIKLVRPH, encoded by the coding sequence ATGATCCAAGCAGCATTAAAGCTCAAGAAGGTCTTACTGACTTTCATGCCAATGATGACGATAGCCGGACTGGCTTTCGCCCAAACAGCACCTCCCCCACCGGAGGATTTGGAGGAACGCCGGAAATCGCGGATTGTGGTAAGCGCCAAAGCTCAGGAAGTAGCCCAGGACTACGCCGATGTCCTGACTGAACTTGAAGACCTCACTATCGATTACAGTGAGGTACTGGCAGAGCTGAATTCGAAGTCTGTCAGATCACAACGGAAGCTTCTCACGAAATTGGGCGTACGACTGGCAAAAGGGACCTATCACGATGACATCGACTTACTGATATCGGACCTGGAGAGTACAACTCGGGATTTGAGAAAACAGGAGCGAGAGCTACGCGAAAATGACCGCAAAGCATATCGCGTTACGAAATCCCTTCGCCGAGATATTGAAGCGCTGGAAACTGTCTTGCTCTACGATGTAGACGAATATCTAGATCTGGAAGACATGCTCAAGCATGAGGTCGTGATCTATCTTCGAGAAGCTCACCTTGAACTGGACGAAATGATGGCTGAGCTTCGGACAGAGCTTCAGGTTCTTGGCGATAGCATGGCCCTGATTGAACTCGGTTGGGAAATTTCCGAAATTCCAGACATCCCCGAAATGCCTAAAATTCCGGAGATCCCCGAGATTCCAGAGGTGATATTTCTCTCCGATGACCCCGACACAGTCATTCTGCCCACATCATCTGAAACTCTTCTTGTCTATCATTATCCGCGACAGACAGACAACGTGACATCTGAACGACGGCAAGTGACCACTGCACGATTGTATGGTAAAGGCGCCGGTACTACTGGTGCGATGAAGGAACTGGATGACAGTGTCAAAGTGCCCTCGATCGCCATTCCAATATTCGTCAATAGTCCCACTGGTGATGTCCAAATAACAGGTTGGGACAGGGCGATGGTAAGAGCAGAGCTGTTGGTGGAAGTATCCTCGAACTCCCGCAGTCGCGCCACGAAGCTGGTCGAGCAGATTCAGTTGGAAGTCAGTTCGACGCAAAATGAAATCCGGGTTGATGTGACAGTACCAAAGATAACCGATCCGGGTACGGCCATTGACGGCAGTAGGATGGAGATCATGGTCCCCTTCGAAAATAAGCTGAATTGCAATGGTTCCTTCGGACTAATGAACATCTCGGATATCGAGGGTGGAGTGACATTGCACGCCGATAATTCGTTGATAGTAGTGGATGAAGTTTCTGGCCCGGTCGCTATTGCTGCCAATATGGGTGATATGTCGCTGTCGGATATCGAAGCCGATATTTCAATACAATCTGAGTTTGCTCCAATCGCAATTTCCGACTGCGTGGGCCAGATCACGATCAAGAACACCTTTGCTGCTGTTGAACTCTCGGGTTGCACGGGAAGCACCAATATCAGGAACAGTGGCGAAGTTCGTGTCGTCGATCAAGAGGGTGAGATTAGCATCACCAACACAGGGGGTCGCATCGAGGTACGCGATCTCGAGGGAGATGTGACGGCTGTCAACTCACACTACCCTATCGTATATGACGGCATTTCCGGCAAAGCTGAGGCCAGTAATCAGACAGGCTCTGTCCTGGCTCTGAACGTGGTCGGTCCGCTTACCATCAACAGTACTCATGCTCCTATTACCGTGCGTCGCGCCCATAGTACCCTTGACCTCACTAACAAACTGGGGCATATCGACGTTCTCATTAACAACGACCTGGAGGGTCCTTCACAGATTTTCTCCGACCATGGCAGCATCGAATTGTCAATCTCTGAGAAAGTTGATCTCCGCTTGAAGGCGAACTCGATCCACGGCTTGATTTCCTGCGCGTGGCCGGTCGACATTATCGAGTCCAACAACGCTAAGAAAATCGAGTATTCCCAAGGAAATGATGGCCCATTGTTGACCGTCACAGGTCAGTCTGGCAACATCAAACTTGTCCGTCCCCACTGA